One genomic window of Tachypleus tridentatus isolate NWPU-2018 chromosome 12, ASM421037v1, whole genome shotgun sequence includes the following:
- the LOC143235737 gene encoding uncharacterized protein LOC143235737, whose product MMSDSLVDIIKGLMWKVRTSDLSVQSLQKLSVKRTASLNKALKELKHHQGLVKKYHQTYTRTTSSRCGTAPCSRAKLRKYSDTSSVGYKTNELPEESPEVQEEFEKEGPPCLSQKTARIQVLQVAASPDDHNVVSSSSQEFLSAKVSVCTQTPKKVRHVLLDCKLVTSMHCLRYGSLNIIYITFSIVSSSLSHICSLLVNKCNLTNFLDRKFKLNTLSTRDYHTHVKNEQISKEEQIKEAPDVYRDLKPHAESIRQPQDTDENKSDPYM is encoded by the exons ATGATGTCAGATTCTTTGGTGGATATCATCAAAG GGCTAATGTGGAAAGTGAGAACATCAGACCTATCAGTGCAGAGTCTGCAGAAACTGTCTGTGAAACGAACAGCTTCTCTAAATAAAGCTCTGAAAGAACTGAAGCATCATCAAGGCTTAGTAAAGAAATATCACCAAACCTACACTCGAACAACATCTTCCAGATGTGGAACAGCACCTTGTTCTCGAGCAAAGCTAAGGAAATATTCAGATACTTCTAGTGTTGGATACAAAACAAATGAACTTCCAGAAGAGTCTCCAGAGGTCCAGGAAGAGTTTGAAAAGGAAGGTCCTCCTTGTTTATCCCAAAAAACAGCAAGGATACAGGTACTACAA GTAGCTGCCTCACCAGATGATCATAATGTGGTGTCATCTTCAAGCCAAGAGTTCCTCTCAGCTAAGGTTTCAGTTTGTACACAAACTCCCAAAAAGGTAAGACATGTCTTACTAGACTGCAAACTAGTTACATCCATGCACTGCTTGAGGTATGGTAgtctaaacattatttatatcacGTTTTCTATTGTATCAAGTTCTCTCTCACACATATGCTCTTTGCTGGTTAATAAATG CAACCTGACAAACTTCCTCGACAGAAAGTTCAAGTTAAACACATTGTCAACACGTGATTACCATACTCATGTTAAAAATGAACAGATCAGTAAGGAAGAACAAATCAAAGAAGCACCTGACGTCTACAGGGACCTAAAGCCCCATGCTGAATCGATCAGACAGCCTCAGGATACGGACGAAAATAAGTCCGACCCATATATGTGA